The window TGGGTCCGATCGATAACAAGATATCTTATTCGTCTTTCAGCAAGGAAGATCTTTCTATCCCAAGAAAACGGAGCTTGAGTTTCAATTCATTAATGGTGAGTGGAGAAATATTACAGAGTCGTCTGTATGAAAGGAAGAGAGATCAGTTTCTGTTTGTGTACGGTGagaagaggaggaggaggaggggtGGTTGTGTGGTGAGGTGCACGGCGGAGGGGATAGAAAGGGGGCTGTTTGTGGGGCGGAGAGAAGGCGGATTCCTGGCGGAGGAGAGGTTCAAAGTGGTCGCTCTGGTGGCGGCTGTGATGTGTCTGTGTAATGCAGATAGAGTTGTGATGTCAGTTGCCATAGTTCCTCTTGCTGCTAAACATGGCTGGAGCAATTCTTTCTTGGGCATTGTCCAGGTACACTCGGGATCTTATTAATATCTTACCTTTTATTGGAGTGTTTccttttcttgaaaattatcGGATAAAGTTGCTTGTTTGTTACTTTTACTTTTTTGGTGAAGTTGGATTTGTGTGTTCCTTTGGTGGTAGTTGGTTGTATTCTGATCTTATGAAAGTGTGTTTTAGACcttttgtggttgttgagaggAAGTAGCTGCCATCTGTTAATGGCAGTAGGAATATGGAATTTTCCACGCTACACCTACACCAACACCAACACCAACACCAACACCTACACCTGGTGTGGTAGGCGCACTTGAATTCTCTAggtcaaataaatttttatgggGCCCAAATTATATGGGATTTAAGGTAGTATACACTTAGTTGGCCTCGTGGCTAGCGCAAGAATACTAACCTTAAGGTAGCATCGAACTAGTCGGGTCACTTGGTAGAGCATAGGCTCTATTGATCTATGTTGAagccaaaataaaaattatcctCACATCTTACCGGTcagattttctttttaaataagtaTTAATGCATTCAAATTGTATCGAGCATTTTACTGATCATATGATGTTGTTGCTTCATGCGTAGTCATCCTTTTTATGGGGGTATATGTGTTCTTCGGTAATTGGAGGAGCCTTGGTGGACAAATACGGTGGAAAACGAGTTATTGCATGGGGTGCGGCTTTGTGGTCTTTAGCTACTCTTCTCACTCCATGGGCGGCAAATCATTCCACCGCCAGCCTCTTGGCTGTGCGTGCTTTCTTCGGGCTAGCCGAAGGGGTTGCTCTACCTTCAATGAACAATCTTTTAGCAAGGTAACACATAAATATCTGTTTAGGTGCGACATTTTTCCCCTTTTGTCTatcgatttatatatatgttcCTTTTTAATAATGGCGTCTCATCATTGTTGATTTTACTCTTCCTGGATATTCAAATGCTATTGTTAGATGGTTTCCAACACACGAAAGAGCTACTGCTGTTGGTATATCGATGGGAGGATTTCAGTTTGGAAATGTTGTGGGATTGGTCTTGGCCCCCCTTGCAATGTCATTAATTGGTGGCATTTCAGGCCCTTTCATCCTCTTTTCTTCTCTTGGACTCCTTTGGGTTACAATATGGGCAAATAAGGTTGCCAATAATCCTCAAGAATCCAGTTCTATCAGTAAATCCGAGTTGCGGTTGATCCAAGCTGGGAAAACTGCTTCTTATGCAAAAAACGACAAGCTTCCGCCACTAAGCCTTCTCTTATCAAAATTGCCCACTTGGGCAATCATCTTTGCTAATATCACTAATAACtgggtaaattttttttttgggatctTTTAAAGTTTCCATTTTCTAGATATTTCGAAATAAAGAATCTGATTGAGCTCTTGAATGCAGGGGTATTTTGTGCTTCTATCATGGATGCCTGTCTATTTTAAAACTGTTagtatcattttctcttcaagATTTCTTCCTCTTCCGTTTCGACGCCATTTGTGTGGGACAGGCTCGTTAAAAATAGAATAACCAAAGAGCAAAAAGGAAAATGACACAAAATCACCCAAATTACAATTTTATGTATCTTATTATAtggtaaaacaaaaaaaagaagcTAACAAAAAGCTAGTTATGCGGGTTGGTTAATTTGGTTTTACTGTTTTTTGTACCTATTTTCATTATTGATAGTGCTGCAAAGGAAATTTTCTGCTTATACATTAGGTGTTTGAGGTGAACTTGCAGCAAGCAGCATGGTTTAGTGCTGTTCCATGGGGAACAATGGCAATCTCAGGCTATATTGCTGGGACGGCATCGGATTACTTGATCAAATCCGGCTACTCCACAACGACTACGAGGAAAATCATGCAGGTAAAAGTTCCCCTAAAATCCCATTTCCGATCCACTATAATCTACACAAAGAATAACCTCAGAATTTACAATTATTTGCCTGGCAGTCCATTGGTTTTATCGGTCCTGGGATTGCATTGTTGTGCTTGAACTTCGCCAAAACACCATCAGTCGCCTCTATATTTCTAACAGCAGCTCTAAGTTTCGGTTCTTTCAGCCAAGCCGGCTTTttactgaatatggaagtaagtTTTTTATTCACATCGGATAACCAAAAATTTATCAAGATATcaacggtttttttttttttttaggaaatcAAAAGGGTTATTTGCATTGAATAAGTTTGTCAATCCATCAGTAACAAAGTTTATTTCTTTGAACAGGATATTGCACCACAGTATTCTGGATTTCTTCATGGTATAAAATAATCGAATCTCTCTTAGGCTCTTAGCTGATTATATGTTCTTGTTCCATGTTTTAGTTAAAATCCCTTGAACTTAATATGCCATTGACAAAATTTCCAAACAGGGATTTCGAATTCAGCTGGAACACTTGCAGCAATAATCAGCACAGTTGGAACAGGATTCTTTGTACAATGGCTAGGATCCTTTCAAGCATTCTTAACTCTCACTGCATGTCTCTATTTTATTACAGCTATCTTTTGGAACCTCTACTCTACCGGAGAACGAGTTTTTTAAACAGATGAGCATCATCTTGTACGAATTGAAGTTTAGAAAATAACATCACACATAGATACCTTCttgctattattttttattttttccctttttattgCAAACAGAATAATGGTTCTGGAACGAGGATTTTTGTAGGATAGAATATTGATACATTGTCATCAGAAGTAGATTCTTCTATATGTACTTTACCTAATATTTTCAGCTTTCATTATTGTAATTGTCACGACATGTTCCCCAAGTCCGAAATGAACTTGACAGCACAAAGCTTTGTGCTATTACACCATAATAACCGAAATTGAGACATCTGAAAAACAATCTTAGGAGACGGGTAAGCGAATAATATGATAATAGTTATTATTTTGTGTGTGTATCTGTATATACAATATCaactaatatatttatattgttttaaaattttcatttttgttcttctCATTCCCCTACTGAAATTTTCTTACTCCATCGCTTGTAAGAATCAAATATCTATAAAATAGCAGATTAAGAATGataagaaaatcatttttttgggggaaagaaaaggagttCAGAAAATCGAGATTGCtgaatataatctataataagACAACAGCAATAGGTTTAGCTGCTAATCGTTGACCATACAAGccaataaaattgataaattttgaACAGCGAAATAAGAAATGTACACAATAATACAGCAATCATTGATTTTCCTGTCAACACTAGACATCACAAACACCAAAAATatgcaaaagaaaagaaaaactatTTGCACAGTTATCGGTTAAGGCTCTGGAAACAATTTTATTCCGTTCATCAACAGAGATCGAAGTTTTACCTATGGGTTTCCTTAATTGAAAGTTCCTCGATTCTCCTCTTACCTTAGACTTGATTTGGCAGAATTTTCAGCTTGGTGATTCGGGGTTGCCTCACAAGATTCAAGCTTTCGTTCAAACATAATTCTTGGTTCGGCTCGAAACACCCGGAAAGTCGGTAGCCATCTATTTGTTCCAGAAATTTGATAGAATCTCACTTTATAAGGTTTTTTAATATCAGACTTGGAAGGAttcaaaaataaagattttgtGGATTGGGTTTTTCTTTGAATCCTCATTTCCGAATCAAGATCCAATTTCCTATCAAAATTCTGATCTGGGATTTGTTAAAGAAATGAATTTCAGAAGCATGGAAGAGTTTTGGACGTTTTATATGAGCCAGCACTCAAAACCAGCGACCAGGCGTTGGCATTTTGCTGGTACACTTTGCAGTATTTTGTGCTTGGTATACTCAATGCTGTTCAATTGGTGGTTTTTAATATTGGTACCCGTGattgggtatggattggctTGGTATAGTCATTTCTTTGTTGAAGGAAATGTTCCTGCAACTTTTGGGCATCCATTTTGGTCTCTGCTTTGTGATTACAAGATGTTTGGATTGATGCTTACAGGTCAAATGGATAGAGAAATCAAGAGGCTGGGTAAGAGGCCTGTACTACAAGCTTACTGATCCTCGTGGATACAACGAAACGAACATATTCACAACATTATTTGATTTGCCATTACTTCTCTTTTTCGGGAAGACAGTTGTATAATATGTTCCATGTTAAATGTAGTTGGATCTTGAACCTTTACCTTTCAGTGAAATGTTTTGTTTTGTTAATTCGCATTCTGCTAGAATATTACACAAGGATTCGAATGTAGTAATGATTTCTTGTTAAATCATCTTTCTGTAGTACTTATATAAGCATACGTAGTCAAAAAGCTCAAACCCTTTTCCCCTGCCAGAGAATTCAAGCTGCACATAGAAGAAACATCAGTTCGCCGACGATTTTCACAATAACATATATTGACCTCCTTTTGTTTTGGTTGTGCTCGACTCTGTTGTTTCTTTTAACTCATTATACTTATCCAATCTCGCCAGATCAAACGACAATCAAATGATCGCATCACCCCTCAACCTACTGTTGATTGATTTTGTCACGCACTTGCAGTTTGTTCATGCTTCATCCCTTTCAGtttttttaaatccttcttGCTATCGGTTTCTCATGCTACACATTATCAATATGTAACACGAGAAACCGACGGAACCAAACAGCATGAGgcacaaatttaaaatacaagtgCTAGTTTCATGACTTCAGGCCGAAATACTGTTCTTAAATAAACAATGTATGTGTCTAGATGGGAGGTCACCTAAAGAAgaggaaaaaatttaaatgaccCCTCCCAAAAACTATATGACCTCAAAATTTAAACATACACGTCATGCTTGATACAGGATAAAAAAGTTGAATCACAGGAGATGGGCAAAAACAAGCAACACGGTAACCTCAAAGTTACAACATTGTCTTCTATATTGAAATATGATCCCAGTTGACAAAAGAAAATGGCTTTGCtacaaaaaaatgtaataatttaagCTCTATCTTGAACAACATGAAAATTGACAAGTTTCTGAAGTGAATTCACCTGGATTGGTCTCTGCAAATCATAACTGGAGTTCGTCTTAAACCGTAGCCAAATTTATGTGTAGGATGTACAAGTCAACTCAACAACAAGCACTAGTCAGTGCTACGGGAAAATGATGGCAGTGGCATGCCTTCTTGGGGACGCAGGATNTAAATTTTGGATCTACcatttttgtaaaattatttagtaaatttaataatttcaattATACAATTATTTAAGTCACAGATATATACTAAAAAAACAATATGAAACCATTAAAATTTTCTCCCTCTTTTCCGATAGAGCTTCGATTtgactaaaaaataatatatatacatatatatatatatataNNNNNNNNNNNNNNNNNNNNNNNNNNNNNNNNNNNNNNNNNNNNNNNNNNNNNNNNNNNNNNNNNNNNNNNNNNNNNNNNNNNNNNNNNNNNNNNNNNNNNNNNNNNNNNNNNNNNNNNNNNNNNNNNNNNNNNNNNNNNNNNNNNNNNNNNNNNNNNNNNNNNNNNNNNNNNNNNNNNNNNNNNNNNNNNNNNNNNNNNNNNNNNNNNNNNNNNNNNNNNNNNNNNNNNNNNNNNNNNNNNNNNNNNNNNNNNNNNNNNNNNNNNNNNNNNNNNNNNNNNNNNNNNNNNNNNNNNNNNNNNNNNNNNNNNNNNNNNNNNNNNNNNNNNNNNNNNNNNNNNNNNNNNNNNNNNNNNNNNNNNNNNNNNNNNNNNNNNNNNNNNNNNNNNNNNNNNNNNNNNNNNNNNNNNNNNNNNNNNNNNNNNNNNNNNNNNNNNNNNNNNNNNNNNNNNNNNNNNNNNNNNNNNNNNNNNNNNNNNNNNNNNNNNNNNNNNNNNNNNNNNNNNNNNNNNNNNNNNNNNNNNNNNNNNNNNNNNNNNNNNNNNNNNNNNNNNNNNNNNNNNNNNNNNNNNNNNNNNNNNNNNNNNNNNNNNNNNNNNNNNNNNNNNNNNNNNNNNNNNNNNNNNNNNNNNNNNNNNNNNNNNNNNNNNNNNNNNNNNNNNNNNNNNNNNNNNNNNNNNNNNNNNNNNNNNNNNNNNNNNNNNNNNNNNNNNNNNNNNNNNNNNNNNNNNNNNNNNNNNNNNNNNNNNNNNNNNNNNNNNNNNNNNNNNNNNNNNNNNNNNNNNNNNNNNNNNNNNNNNNNNNNNNNNNNNNNNNNNNNNNNNNNNNNNNNNNNNNNNNNNNNNNNNNNNNNNNNNNNNNNNNNNNNNNNNNNNNNNNNNNNNNNNNNNNNNNNNNNNNNNNNNNNNNNNNNNNNNNNNNNNNNNNNNNNNNNNNNNNNNNNNNNNNNNNNNNNNNNNNNNNNNNNNNNNNNNNNNNNNNNNNNNNNNNNNNNNNNNNNNNNNNNNNNNNNNNNNNNNNNNNNNNNNNNNNNNNNNNNNNNNNNNNNNNNNNNNNNNNNNNNNNNNNNNNNNNNNNNNNNNNNNNNNNNNNNNNNNNNNNNNNNNNNNNNNNNNNNNNNNNNNNNNNNNNNNNNNNNNNNNNNNNNNNNNNNNNNNNNNNNNNNNNNNNNNNNNNNNNNNNNNNNNNNNNNNNNNNNNNNNNNNNNNNNNNNNNNNNNNNNNNNNNNNNNNNNNNNNNNNNNNNNNNNNNNNNNNNNNNNNNNNNNNNNNNNNNNNNNNNNNNNNNNNNNNNNNNNNNNNNNNNNNNNNNNNNNNNNNNNNNNNNNNNNNNNNNNNNNNNNNNNNNNNNNNNNNNNNNNNNNNNNNNNNNNNNNNNNNNNNNNNNNNNNNNNNNNNNNNNNNNNNNNNNNNNNNNNNNNNNNNNNNNNNNNNNNNNNNNNNNNNNNNNNNNNNNNNNNNNNNNNNNNNNNNNNNNNNNNNNNNNNNNNNNNNNNNNNNNNNNNNNNNNNNNNNNNNNNNNNNNNNNNNNNNNNNNNNNNNNNNNNNNNNNNNNNNNNNNNNNNNNNNNNNNNNNNNNNNNNNNNNNNNNNNNNNNNNNNNNNNNNNNNNNNNNNNNNNNNNNNNNNNNNNNNNNNNNNNNNNNNNNNNNNNNNNNNNNNNNNNNNNNNNNNNNNNNNNNNNNNNNNNNNNNNNNNNNNNNNNNNNNNNNNNNNNNNNNNNNNNNNNNNNNNNNNNNNNNNNNNNNNNNNNNNNNNNNNNNNNNNNNNNNNNNNNNNNNNNNNNNNNNNNNNNNNNNNNNNNNNNNNNNNNNNNNNNNNNNNNNNNNNNNNNNNNNNNNNNNNNNNNNNNNNNNNNNNNNNNNNNNNNNNNNNNNNNNNNNNNNNNNNNNNNNNNNNNNNNNNNNNNNNNNNNNNNNNNNNNNNNNNNNNNNNNNNNNNNNNNNNNNNNNNNNNNNNNNNNNNNNNNNNNNNNNNNNNNNNNNNNNNNNNNNNNNNNNNNNNNNNNNNNNNNNNNNNNNNNNNNNNNNNNNNNNNNNNNNNNNNNNNNNNNNNNNNNNNNNNNNNNNNNNNNNNNNNNNNNNNNNNNNNNNNNNNNNNNNNNNNNNNNNNNNNNNNNNNNNNNNNNNNNNNNNNNNNNNNNNNNNNNNNNNNNNNNNNNNNNNNNNNNNNNNNNNNNNNNNNNNNNNNNNNNNNNNNNNNNNNNNNNNNNNNNNNNNNNNNNNNNNNNNNNNNNNNNNNNNNNNNNNNNNNNNNNNNNNNNNNNNNNNNNNNNNNNNNNNNNNNNNNNNNNNNNNNNNNNNNNNNNNNNNNNNNNNNNNNNNNNNNNNNNNNNNNNNNNNNNNNNNNNNNNNNNNNNNNNNNNNNNNNNNNNNNNNNNNNNNNNNNNNNNNNNNNNNNNNNNNNNNNNNNNNNNNNNNNNNNNNNNNNNNNNNNNNNNNNNNNNNNNNNNNNNNNNNNNNNNNNNNNNNNNNNNNNNNNNNNNNNNNNNNNNNNNNNNNNNNNNNNNNNNNNNNNNNNNNNNNNNNNNNNNNNNNNNNNNNNNNNNNNNNNNNNNNNNNNNNNNNNNNNNNNNNNNNNNNNNNNNNNNNNNNNNNNNNNNNNNNNNNNNNNNNNNNNNNNNNNNNNNNNNNNNNNNNNNNNNNNNNNNNNNNNNNNNNNNNNNNNNNNNNNNNNNNNNNNNNNNNNNNNNNNNNNNNNNNNNNNNNNNNNNNNNNNNNNNNNNNNNNNNNNNNNNNNNNNNNNNNNNNNNNNNNNNNNNNNNNNNNNNNNNNNNNNNNNNNNNNNNNNNNNNNNNNNNNNNNNNNNNNNacggtttttttttttttttaggaaatcAAAAGGGTTATTTGCATTGAATAAGTTTGTCAATCCATCAGTAACAAAGTTTATTTCTTTGAACAGGATATTGCACCACAGTATTCTGGATTTCTTCATGGTATAAAATAATCGAATCTCTCTTAGGCTCTTAGCTGATTATATGTTCTTGTTCCATGTTTTAGTTAAAATCCCTTGAACTTAATATGCCATTGACAAAATTTCCAAACAGGGATTTCGAATTCAGCTGGAACACTTGCAGCAATAATCAGCACAGTTGGAACAGGATTCTTTGTACAATGGCTAGGATCCTTTCAAGCATTCTTAACTCTCACTGCATGTCTCTATTTTATTACAGCTATCTTTTGGAACCTCTACTCTACCGGAGAACGAGTTTTTTAAACAGATGAGCATCATCTTGTACGAATTGAAGTTTAGAAAATAACATCACACATAGATACCTTCttgctattattttttattttttccctttttattgCAAACAGAATAATGGTTCTGGAACGAGGATTTTTGTAGGATAGAATATTGATACATTGTCATCAGAAGTAGATTCTTCTATATGTACTTTACCTAATATTTTCAGCTTTCATTATTGTAATTGTCACGACATGTTCCCCAAGTCCGAAATGAACTTGACAGCACAAAGCTTTGTGCTATTACACCATAATAACCGAAATTGAGACATCTGAAAAACAATCTTAGGAGACGGGTAAGCGAATAATATGATAATAGTTATTATTTTGTGTGTGTATCTGTATATACAATATCaactaatatatttatattgttttaaaattttcatttttgttcttctCATTCCCCTACTGAAATTTTCTTACTCCATCGCTTGTAAGAATCAAATATCTATAAAATAGCAGATTAAGAATGataagaaaatcatttttttgggggaaagaaaaggagttCAGAAAATCGAGATTGCtgaatataatctataataagACAACAGCAATAGGTTTAGCTGCTAATCGTTGACCATACAAGccaataaaattgataaattttgaACAGCGAAATAAGAAATGTACACAATAATACAGCAATCATTGATTTTCCTGTCAACACTAGACATCACAAACACCAAAAATatgcaaaagaaaagaaaaactatTTGCACAGTTATCGGTTAAGGCTCTGGAAACAATTTTATTCCGTTCATCAACAGAGATCGAAGTTTTACCTATGGGTTTCCTTAATTGAAAGTTCCTCGATTCTCCTCTTACCTTAGACTTGATTTGGCAGAATTTTCAGCTTGGTGATTCGGGGTTGCCTCACAAGATTCAAGCTTT of the Primulina huaijiensis isolate GDHJ02 chromosome 1, ASM1229523v2, whole genome shotgun sequence genome contains:
- the LOC140986926 gene encoding probable anion transporter 3, chloroplastic, coding for MACLNRVKLPHCACNPVSSLGPIDNKISYSSFSKEDLSIPRKRSLSFNSLMVSGEILQSRLYERKRDQFLFVYGEKRRRRRGGCVVRCTAEGIERGLFVGRREGGFLAEERFKVVALVAAVMCLCNADRVVMSVAIVPLAAKHGWSNSFLGIVQSSFLWGYMCSSVIGGALVDKYGGKRVIAWGAALWSLATLLTPWAANHSTASLLAVRAFFGLAEGVALPSMNNLLARWFPTHERATAVGISMGGFQFGNVVGLVLAPLAMSLIGGISGPFILFSSLGLLWVTIWANKVANNPQESSSISKSELRLIQAGKTASYAKNDKLPPLSLLLSKLPTWAIIFANITNNWGYFVLLSWMPVYFKTVFEVNLQQAAWFSAVPWGTMAISGYIAGTASDYLIKSGYSTTTTRKIMQSIGFIGPGIALLCLNFAKTPSVASIFLTAALSFGSFSQAGFLLNMEDIAPQYSGFLHGISNSAGTLAAIISTVGTGFFVQWLGSFQAFLTLTACLYFITAIFWNLYSTGERVF
- the LOC140986942 gene encoding uncharacterized protein: MNFRSMEEFWTFYMSQHSKPATRRWHFAGTLCSILCLVYSMLFNWWFLILVPVIGYGLAWYSHFFVEGNVPATFGHPFWSLLCDYKMFGLMLTGQMDREIKRLGKRPVLQAY